One region of Pararhizobium qamdonense genomic DNA includes:
- a CDS encoding aminotransferase — protein MDAINSPFARDIKFQLHPQTDARLHEQTGPAIARKGDGVYVTDTAGNRFLEGMAGLWCTSLGFSEKRLADAAYKQMLELPYIQNFAHRTSEPVIDLAEALLKNAPEPLSKAIFFASGSEATDSAIKFAWYYNAARGKPEKRKIISRMRAYHGTTIGSASLTGLTNMHVQWGLPLPGFLHVSCPHFYRDGLPGETEETFATRLAQELDDMITREGADTVAAFFAEPVMGTGGVVVPPATYFDKIQAVLKQHDVLLAVDEVICGFGRTGHYWGSDAFGIKPDMLTCAKGLSSAYLPISALLISDDVYQVIADETHRLNGFGHGYTYGGHPVSAAVALETLRIYQEDDILGHVRTLAPGFQRKIKAFENHPLVGEARGMGLMAAIELVCDKESKEPFAKSVKAALRLSDLVRAQGVILRSLGDSLCIAPPLIIEEQDIDVIIAAIAKALDLLEAELTAEGVFNG, from the coding sequence GTGGACGCCATCAACTCTCCTTTTGCCAGGGACATCAAGTTTCAACTACATCCTCAAACGGATGCGCGCCTGCACGAGCAGACGGGTCCTGCCATCGCCCGCAAGGGCGACGGTGTTTATGTGACCGATACGGCGGGAAACCGGTTTTTGGAGGGCATGGCCGGGCTTTGGTGCACATCGCTCGGTTTCAGCGAGAAACGCCTGGCCGACGCCGCCTACAAACAGATGCTGGAACTGCCCTATATCCAGAATTTCGCCCATCGCACCAGCGAGCCGGTGATCGATCTCGCCGAAGCGCTGCTTAAAAATGCGCCAGAGCCGCTTTCCAAGGCGATATTTTTTGCATCCGGCTCCGAGGCGACGGATTCGGCCATCAAGTTTGCCTGGTACTACAACGCCGCACGCGGCAAGCCGGAAAAGCGCAAGATCATCAGCCGCATGCGCGCCTATCATGGCACGACCATCGGTTCCGCCAGCCTGACCGGCCTCACAAACATGCATGTCCAGTGGGGACTGCCGCTTCCGGGCTTTCTTCACGTATCCTGCCCGCATTTTTACCGCGACGGACTGCCCGGCGAAACCGAAGAGACCTTCGCCACGCGCCTGGCGCAGGAGCTGGACGACATGATCACGCGCGAAGGCGCCGATACGGTCGCCGCATTCTTCGCCGAGCCTGTAATGGGCACGGGCGGTGTCGTCGTGCCGCCGGCAACCTATTTCGACAAGATCCAGGCCGTCTTGAAACAGCATGACGTGCTTTTGGCGGTCGACGAGGTGATCTGTGGTTTCGGCCGCACCGGCCATTATTGGGGCTCTGATGCCTTCGGCATCAAGCCGGACATGCTGACCTGCGCAAAAGGCCTGTCCTCCGCCTACCTGCCGATTTCGGCTCTCCTGATCAGCGATGATGTCTATCAGGTGATTGCCGATGAGACACACCGGCTGAACGGTTTCGGGCACGGCTATACCTATGGCGGCCACCCGGTATCTGCCGCGGTCGCGCTCGAGACGCTGCGCATCTATCAGGAAGACGATATTCTCGGTCACGTCCGCACGCTCGCGCCGGGCTTCCAACGGAAAATCAAGGCATTCGAGAACCACCCGCTGGTGGGCGAGGCGCGCGGCATGGGCCTGATGGCAGCTATCGAGCTCGTCTGCGACAAAGAGAGCAAGGAACCCTTTGCCAAATCCGTGAAAGCAGCATTGCGCCTGTCCGATCTGGTCCGCGCACAAGGCGTCATCCTGCGGTCCCTCGGCGATTCCCTCTGCATCGCCCCGCCGCTGATCATCGAGGAACAGGATATCGACGTGATCATCGCAGCCATTGCCAAGGCGCTCGATCTGCTGGAGGCGGAGTTGACCGCAGAGGGTGTCTTTAACGGATAG
- a CDS encoding AraC family transcriptional regulator: MKTVPTIRVHLLRLFVETLMKRQIDHESFLKRHGLRLADTYDAYRRMPLPQYILFQEEMADILGDATLGLRLGAEAIDYTPGSFSLIINAASSLGDALVAFSSYARAMNEGWSLTLIAGERGAEFTYEYEGGDWSASVQDVDYSVANICGQIRRRMGPGWAPLEVHFRHAGQMRRQYEAVLGCPVYFEQKSNCIVVAHDDLKRQVGGANPAMRSFIDSQMRHLENEMPADDRTSDKVRRVIMQKLGSQKVSLERVSKELGLSARSLQRRLAEEGVGFRELITGQRRLIAESLLTRARRGAITGIALSAGYSDAAVLSRAFRGWTGESPRDFVKRRKRDTAGETMP, from the coding sequence ATGAAAACCGTCCCCACCATCCGCGTGCATCTTCTGAGGCTTTTCGTTGAAACGCTGATGAAGCGGCAGATCGATCATGAGAGCTTTTTGAAGCGCCACGGTCTCCGGCTTGCCGATACCTATGACGCCTATAGGCGCATGCCTTTGCCGCAATACATCCTGTTTCAGGAGGAAATGGCCGACATTCTGGGCGATGCGACCCTTGGCCTGCGGCTTGGGGCAGAAGCCATCGACTACACGCCCGGTTCGTTCAGCCTCATCATCAACGCCGCCAGCAGCCTTGGCGATGCGCTGGTGGCGTTTTCCAGCTATGCGCGCGCCATGAACGAAGGCTGGAGCCTGACGCTCATCGCCGGGGAGCGCGGCGCCGAGTTCACCTACGAATATGAAGGCGGCGACTGGTCCGCTTCCGTGCAGGATGTGGACTATTCCGTGGCCAATATCTGCGGGCAGATCCGCCGCCGCATGGGGCCCGGATGGGCACCGCTGGAAGTGCATTTCCGCCATGCGGGGCAGATGCGCCGGCAATATGAAGCCGTGCTTGGCTGCCCGGTTTATTTCGAGCAGAAAAGCAATTGCATCGTCGTGGCACATGACGATCTGAAGCGCCAGGTCGGTGGCGCCAATCCCGCCATGCGCAGTTTTATCGACAGCCAGATGCGGCATCTGGAAAATGAAATGCCGGCCGATGACCGCACGTCCGACAAGGTCCGCCGGGTGATCATGCAGAAACTCGGCTCGCAAAAAGTCAGCCTTGAACGGGTGTCGAAAGAACTGGGCCTTTCCGCCCGCAGTCTCCAGCGCAGACTGGCGGAGGAAGGCGTCGGTTTCCGTGAATTGATCACCGGCCAGCGCCGCCTGATTGCCGAAAGCCTTTTGACGCGCGCAAGGCGTGGCGCCATCACCGGCATCGCGCTCAGCGCCGGCTATTCCGACGCCGCCGTCCTGTCGCGCGCCTTCAGAGGCTGGACCGGCGAATCCCCACGCGATTTCGTCAAGCGGCGAAAGCGGGATACCGCTGGCGAGACGATGCCGTAA
- a CDS encoding ABC transporter ATP-binding protein, with translation MSNTVKTPPHEAVLSVDDLTTSFLVDGEWKTVVRKLSFDVKAGETVAIVGESGSGKSVTSLSLMRLLDPRSSRIDGKVLLGGRDILSLSEKEMRGVRGNDVAMIFQEPMTSLNPVFTIGRQISEVLTRHKGMDKAEARAETIRLLEKVRIPNALGRFDEYPHQFSGGMRQRVMIAMALASKPKLLIADEPTTALDVTIQGQILDLIKQLQEEDGMAVLFITHDMGVVAEIADRTIVMFRGDQVETGETADIFYRGHHPYTRALLAAVPKLGSMEGRDWPLRFPRVDMASGVISASKEVSDTVEKGMTPVLSVKNLVTRFDIRSGLFGRTSGAVHAVENISFDLFQGETLSLVGESGCGKSTTGRSIARLVEPRSGQVTLDGYDVLKLDPVALRTMRRSVQMIFQDPFSSLNPRMTVGSAVAEPMIKHGIASSADAKQKTADLMERVGLSAAMMDRYPHEFSGGQRQRVAIARALALNPKVIIADESVSALDVSIKAQVCNLLLDLQEQFKIAFLFISHDMAVVERVSHRVAVMYLGEIVEIGPRASIFSNPQHPYTKRLMAAVPVPDPARRGLLRNAATDELKSPVRPKGYLSPERSYRNVSPGHLVLM, from the coding sequence ATGAGCAATACTGTGAAGACACCGCCGCATGAAGCCGTCCTTTCCGTTGACGATCTGACCACCTCGTTTCTGGTGGACGGCGAATGGAAAACTGTCGTGCGGAAACTCTCGTTCGACGTCAAGGCAGGCGAAACGGTTGCCATTGTCGGCGAAAGCGGATCGGGCAAGAGCGTCACATCGCTCTCCCTCATGCGTCTTCTGGATCCGCGTTCCAGCCGGATCGACGGCAAGGTGCTGCTCGGCGGCCGCGATATTCTCAGCCTCAGCGAAAAGGAGATGCGCGGCGTGCGCGGCAATGACGTCGCGATGATCTTCCAGGAGCCAATGACGTCGCTCAACCCTGTCTTCACCATCGGCCGGCAGATTTCCGAAGTGCTGACGCGCCACAAGGGCATGGACAAGGCCGAGGCGCGGGCAGAAACCATCAGGCTTCTGGAAAAGGTCCGCATTCCCAATGCACTGGGCCGGTTTGATGAATATCCGCATCAGTTTTCGGGCGGCATGCGTCAGCGCGTCATGATCGCCATGGCGCTGGCATCCAAGCCAAAACTGTTGATTGCCGATGAGCCGACAACCGCGCTCGATGTGACCATCCAGGGGCAGATCCTCGACCTGATAAAGCAGTTGCAGGAGGAGGATGGCATGGCCGTACTCTTCATCACCCATGACATGGGTGTGGTGGCCGAAATCGCCGACCGCACGATCGTGATGTTCCGTGGTGACCAGGTGGAAACCGGGGAGACCGCCGATATCTTCTATCGCGGACACCATCCCTATACCCGCGCCTTGCTTGCAGCCGTCCCTAAGCTCGGCTCGATGGAGGGGCGTGACTGGCCCTTGCGTTTTCCGCGTGTCGACATGGCCAGCGGCGTAATTTCCGCGTCAAAGGAAGTGTCCGACACCGTGGAAAAAGGCATGACGCCCGTTCTGTCGGTGAAAAACCTCGTCACCCGCTTCGATATCCGTTCCGGCCTGTTTGGCCGCACGAGCGGGGCGGTGCATGCGGTCGAAAATATCTCGTTTGATCTGTTTCAGGGCGAGACGCTGTCTCTCGTTGGAGAATCCGGCTGCGGAAAATCGACGACCGGCCGCTCCATCGCGCGTCTGGTGGAACCGCGCAGCGGCCAGGTGACGCTGGATGGCTATGATGTCCTCAAGCTTGATCCGGTGGCGCTGCGCACCATGCGCCGCAGCGTCCAGATGATTTTTCAGGACCCGTTCTCAAGCCTCAATCCGCGCATGACGGTGGGTTCGGCCGTGGCCGAGCCGATGATCAAGCACGGCATCGCATCATCGGCGGACGCAAAACAGAAGACCGCCGATCTCATGGAGCGTGTTGGTCTGTCTGCCGCGATGATGGACCGTTATCCGCATGAATTCTCCGGCGGTCAACGCCAGCGCGTCGCCATCGCCCGCGCCTTGGCGCTCAATCCCAAGGTGATCATCGCCGATGAAAGCGTGTCGGCGCTGGATGTGTCGATCAAGGCGCAGGTGTGCAATCTGCTGCTCGATCTGCAGGAACAGTTCAAGATCGCGTTCCTGTTCATCTCGCACGACATGGCGGTCGTGGAACGCGTCAGCCACCGCGTGGCGGTGATGTATCTTGGCGAGATCGTCGAGATCGGTCCACGCGCCTCGATCTTTTCCAACCCGCAACATCCCTACACCAAGAGGCTGATGGCGGCAGTTCCCGTGCCCGATCCCGCACGCCGGGGCCTGTTGCGCAATGCAGCCACAGACGAACTGAAAAGCCCGGTCCGTCCAAAGGGCTACCTGTCGCCAGAGCGATCCTACCGCAACGTGTCGCCTGGCCATCTGGTCTTGATGTGA
- a CDS encoding gamma-glutamyltransferase family protein: protein MTTFTTRPEILGTFGVVTSTHWIGSAVGMSILEKGGNAFDAAVATGFVLQVLEPHLNGPGGDMPTVIYSKKKDKIEVICAQGTAPAGATIEHYTAEGIDLIPGDGLLSTVIPGSFDGWMLMLRDYGTMTVRDVLEPAIYYLEQGHPILARVSATIAGLAEFFEKEWPTSFETWLPGGVAPAPLSNFKNPVLAQTWKRIIAEAEAKPGREAGIDAARDAFYRGFVAEAISDYLKTAEVMDASGSRHKGVLTGEDMANWTATIEEPTTYDYHGWTVAKTGPWGQGPVLLQSLALLKGIDVGSMDPVGVDFVHTVVEAMKLSYADREVYYGDPEFSQIPVQTLLSDAYNDERRKLITGKASMDLRPGRIPGFEAQHDLTMDMLNSMAGVGPVYEPTMSHLTEKRGDTVHIDVIDREGNMVSVTPSGGWLQSSPIVPGLGFCLNSRAQMFWMKPGLPTSLAPGKRPRTTLTPALALFEGRPTLAFGTPGGDQQDQWQLAFFLRYAHFGMNLQQAIDLPLFHTTHFPGSFYPRTRQPGNVMIERSIGETALSDLRARGHDISDADPWTVGRLTAARRDAGGLLRAAATPRLMQAYAVGR from the coding sequence ATGACCACATTCACCACCCGCCCTGAAATTCTGGGTACGTTCGGCGTCGTGACATCGACACATTGGATCGGCTCGGCCGTGGGTATGAGCATTCTCGAAAAAGGCGGCAATGCCTTCGATGCGGCGGTTGCCACCGGCTTTGTGCTTCAGGTTCTGGAGCCGCACCTGAATGGACCGGGCGGCGATATGCCGACCGTGATCTATTCGAAAAAGAAGGACAAGATCGAGGTCATCTGTGCGCAGGGGACGGCCCCTGCTGGCGCCACGATCGAACATTACACCGCCGAGGGCATCGATCTCATTCCGGGAGACGGCCTGCTTTCCACCGTCATTCCCGGTTCCTTCGATGGCTGGATGCTGATGCTGCGTGACTATGGCACCATGACCGTGCGCGACGTGCTTGAGCCCGCTATCTACTATCTCGAACAGGGACATCCCATTCTGGCGCGTGTATCGGCGACCATTGCGGGACTGGCCGAGTTTTTTGAGAAGGAATGGCCGACCTCCTTTGAGACCTGGCTGCCGGGCGGCGTCGCACCTGCGCCGCTTTCCAATTTCAAGAACCCGGTCCTGGCGCAGACCTGGAAACGCATCATCGCGGAAGCGGAAGCCAAACCCGGCCGTGAGGCCGGCATCGATGCGGCGCGAGACGCGTTTTATCGCGGCTTTGTTGCCGAGGCGATCAGCGATTATCTCAAGACTGCAGAGGTCATGGATGCCAGCGGCAGCCGCCACAAGGGCGTGCTGACGGGCGAAGACATGGCCAATTGGACGGCAACGATCGAAGAACCCACCACCTATGACTATCATGGCTGGACGGTTGCGAAGACAGGACCATGGGGGCAGGGACCGGTTCTTCTGCAATCCCTGGCGTTGTTGAAGGGCATCGATGTCGGCTCGATGGACCCCGTTGGCGTGGATTTCGTGCATACGGTCGTGGAAGCGATGAAACTGTCCTATGCCGACCGCGAAGTCTATTATGGCGATCCGGAGTTTTCGCAGATACCGGTCCAGACCCTGCTCTCGGACGCGTACAATGACGAGCGGCGCAAACTGATCACCGGCAAGGCATCGATGGACCTGCGCCCCGGTCGCATTCCCGGTTTTGAAGCGCAGCATGACCTGACGATGGACATGCTCAATTCCATGGCAGGCGTCGGTCCGGTCTACGAGCCGACCATGTCGCACCTTACCGAAAAGCGCGGCGATACCGTGCATATCGACGTCATCGACCGCGAAGGCAACATGGTGTCGGTCACGCCTTCGGGCGGCTGGCTGCAGTCGTCTCCGATCGTGCCGGGCCTGGGGTTCTGCCTCAATTCGCGGGCGCAGATGTTCTGGATGAAGCCGGGCCTGCCGACATCGCTTGCCCCGGGAAAACGGCCGCGCACGACGCTGACGCCCGCTCTTGCTCTGTTCGAGGGCAGGCCGACGCTTGCTTTCGGAACGCCGGGCGGTGACCAGCAGGACCAGTGGCAGCTGGCCTTTTTCCTGCGCTACGCGCATTTCGGCATGAATTTGCAGCAGGCGATCGACCTGCCGCTGTTCCACACCACCCATTTCCCCGGCTCGTTCTATCCACGAACGCGTCAGCCGGGCAATGTAATGATCGAGCGCAGCATTGGCGAGACCGCACTTTCCGATCTCAGGGCACGCGGACATGACATTTCGGATGCCGACCCCTGGACAGTCGGCCGCCTGACTGCCGCCCGGCGCGACGCCGGCGGTCTTCTGAGGGCCGCCGCCACGCCACGCCTGATGCAGGCCTACGCCGTTGGAAGGTAG
- a CDS encoding ABC transporter permease, with protein sequence MSASATAFAAEKPKARENRAWKKMKRNRSAIAGLVIIAFFTLLAMAAPLLPLADPLATSWGAIRKAPSAAHWLGTDDIGRDVLSRMIWGSQASLMAGVISVAIAVAAGVPFGLISGYFGGWVDQVISRVTEAFLAMPFLIMAIALAAFLGPSLTNAMIAIGLSAMPIFVRLTRSQVLSVKTEDYIEGARSIGLGHGDIMLRYILPNIVPPIIVQATLTVATAIIAEASLSFLGLGQQAPAPSWGSMLNVAKNFLTQAPWMAMWPGAAIFLVVIGFNLLGDGLRDALDPREN encoded by the coding sequence ATGAGCGCGTCCGCAACGGCCTTTGCAGCCGAAAAACCGAAGGCGCGCGAAAACCGCGCCTGGAAAAAGATGAAGCGCAATCGCAGCGCGATTGCCGGTCTGGTCATCATCGCCTTTTTCACGCTTCTGGCGATGGCAGCGCCACTTCTGCCCTTGGCCGATCCACTCGCCACCAGCTGGGGCGCCATTCGCAAGGCTCCCTCGGCTGCACACTGGCTGGGTACCGACGATATCGGCCGCGACGTCCTCTCCCGCATGATCTGGGGCTCGCAGGCGTCGCTGATGGCCGGCGTCATCTCGGTTGCCATCGCGGTCGCCGCCGGCGTGCCCTTCGGACTGATTTCCGGCTATTTCGGAGGCTGGGTTGATCAGGTGATCTCCCGCGTAACCGAGGCGTTTCTCGCCATGCCGTTCCTGATCATGGCAATTGCGCTGGCTGCGTTTCTGGGGCCGAGCCTGACGAACGCGATGATCGCCATCGGCCTGTCCGCCATGCCGATCTTCGTGCGGCTGACGCGGTCGCAGGTTCTGTCCGTCAAGACCGAGGACTATATCGAAGGCGCACGCTCGATCGGGCTAGGGCATGGCGATATCATGCTGCGCTACATCCTGCCGAACATCGTGCCGCCGATCATCGTGCAGGCAACGCTGACGGTCGCAACTGCCATCATCGCCGAGGCGAGCCTTTCCTTCCTTGGCCTTGGCCAGCAGGCACCGGCGCCCAGCTGGGGCTCAATGCTGAACGTCGCCAAGAATTTCCTCACCCAGGCGCCCTGGATGGCGATGTGGCCGGGCGCTGCCATCTTCCTCGTCGTCATCGGCTTCAATCTCTTGGGCGACGGCCTGCGCGATGCGCTCGATCCCCGCGAAAACTGA
- a CDS encoding ABC transporter permease, producing MYLYIAKRLLVAIPTLLIISVFVFSLQKLLPGDPILAMAGEERDPAVIELLREKYRMNEPVVYQYAYWLGAVLQGDFGMSLRANQPVLELVAEKLPVTIQLAAMSMVFAFIIGVPMGILAAVKQNTWVDYLANIVALSGLSIPNFWLGIMLILLVSVQLGWLPASGYESFLVDPVQSLKTMIMPSFVLGTGLAATLMRHTRSSMLSVMKSDYIRTARAKGLSTREVVLSHAFRNALLPIITLTALLFGELLAGAVLTEQIFTIPGFGKLIVDAVFNRDYAVVQGVVLCTAVGFILMNLMADVVTVLLNPRMRAAI from the coding sequence ATGTATTTGTATATCGCCAAGCGGCTTCTGGTAGCGATACCGACGCTGTTGATCATATCTGTTTTCGTTTTTTCCCTGCAGAAACTTCTTCCGGGAGACCCCATCCTTGCCATGGCGGGTGAAGAACGCGATCCCGCGGTCATCGAACTCCTGCGCGAAAAATACCGGATGAACGAACCGGTCGTGTACCAGTATGCCTATTGGCTGGGCGCGGTGCTCCAGGGTGATTTCGGCATGTCGCTCCGCGCCAACCAGCCGGTTCTGGAACTGGTGGCCGAGAAACTGCCCGTGACCATTCAGCTCGCAGCCATGTCCATGGTCTTTGCCTTCATCATCGGCGTGCCCATGGGCATTCTGGCGGCGGTAAAGCAGAACACATGGGTTGATTATCTGGCCAATATCGTCGCCCTTTCGGGGCTATCCATTCCGAATTTCTGGCTTGGCATCATGCTCATCCTGCTGGTTTCGGTTCAACTCGGCTGGCTTCCGGCGTCCGGCTACGAATCGTTCCTCGTCGATCCCGTGCAATCCTTGAAGACGATGATCATGCCATCCTTCGTTCTTGGCACGGGACTGGCGGCAACGCTGATGCGGCATACACGCTCATCGATGCTGTCGGTGATGAAATCCGATTATATCCGCACGGCACGGGCAAAGGGGCTTTCAACCCGTGAAGTGGTGCTCAGCCACGCCTTCCGCAATGCGCTTTTGCCGATCATCACGCTGACGGCACTGTTGTTTGGCGAACTGCTCGCGGGCGCCGTACTTACCGAACAGATCTTTACCATTCCCGGCTTCGGCAAGCTGATTGTCGATGCGGTGTTCAACCGGGATTACGCGGTGGTGCAGGGCGTCGTGCTGTGCACGGCAGTCGGGTTTATCCTCATGAACCTGATGGCGGATGTCGTCACTGTTCTTCTCAATCCCCGCATGAGGGCTGCCATATGA
- a CDS encoding ABC transporter substrate-binding protein encodes MKRLTAISALFLAGTVLATPALSADLRIGIMDDPDILDPAQSVTFAGRIVYTSLCDKLLDLDNKLAIVPQLATQWAWGDNGSTLTMDLREGVVFHDGTPFNAEAVVYNIDRNMTLPESRRKSELASVAKVEATGDYQIKFTLKRPDASLLAQLSDRAGMMISPAAGKELGANFSTKPACSGAFKFVERIQQDRIVLEKFDDYWNKDNIFIDKVTFLPIPDTTVRLANLSAGDLDLAERISASDAASVKADPNLNYGETIGPGYMALYANIANSPAADTPFGKDKRLRQAFSLSIDREAINQVVFEGTAMAGNQPWSPSSPWYNKDIPVPARDIVKAKQLMKEAGYETFEIELQHANNTTQTQMMQVIQSMAAEAGFDVKLKATEFATLISEQTAGNYVLSRSDWSGRSDPDGNVHQFVTCKGGINDTKYCNPQVDTLLNEARGSTDSAVRKAKYDAAVTILNDELPLIYLGHQAYLYGYSKKITGFTPSGDGMIRLTGVKNGG; translated from the coding sequence ATGAAGCGACTGACAGCAATTTCAGCACTTTTTCTCGCCGGCACTGTATTGGCCACGCCAGCTCTCTCTGCCGATTTGCGCATCGGCATCATGGATGATCCCGACATTCTCGATCCTGCGCAATCCGTGACATTCGCTGGCCGTATCGTCTATACCAGCCTTTGCGACAAGCTGCTCGATCTCGACAATAAACTCGCCATCGTTCCGCAGCTCGCCACCCAATGGGCGTGGGGCGACAATGGCAGCACGCTGACCATGGATCTGCGCGAAGGCGTGGTTTTCCATGATGGCACACCGTTCAACGCCGAGGCCGTGGTCTACAATATCGATCGCAACATGACGTTGCCGGAATCGCGCCGCAAGAGCGAGCTTGCCTCAGTGGCAAAGGTCGAGGCGACCGGCGACTACCAGATCAAATTCACGCTGAAGAGGCCCGATGCCAGCCTGCTTGCGCAGCTTTCCGACCGCGCTGGAATGATGATCTCGCCGGCGGCTGGAAAAGAACTCGGCGCCAATTTCAGCACCAAGCCGGCTTGCTCCGGCGCCTTCAAATTCGTGGAGCGCATCCAGCAGGATCGTATCGTTCTGGAGAAATTTGACGATTACTGGAACAAGGACAACATCTTCATCGACAAGGTGACGTTCCTGCCGATCCCGGACACCACGGTGCGTCTCGCCAACCTCAGCGCCGGTGATCTCGATCTTGCCGAGCGCATCTCGGCCTCCGATGCTGCATCGGTCAAGGCAGACCCGAACCTCAATTACGGCGAAACCATTGGTCCGGGCTACATGGCCCTCTATGCCAATATCGCCAACAGTCCGGCGGCCGACACTCCGTTCGGCAAGGACAAGCGCCTGCGCCAGGCATTTTCGCTCTCCATCGACCGTGAAGCGATCAATCAGGTCGTTTTCGAAGGCACGGCGATGGCTGGCAACCAGCCCTGGTCTCCGTCCAGCCCCTGGTACAACAAGGATATTCCTGTTCCCGCCCGCGACATCGTCAAGGCCAAGCAGTTGATGAAGGAAGCCGGTTACGAGACATTCGAGATCGAGCTGCAGCACGCCAACAATACCACGCAGACACAGATGATGCAGGTCATCCAGTCCATGGCTGCCGAGGCCGGTTTCGACGTCAAGCTCAAGGCAACCGAATTCGCGACGCTGATATCCGAGCAGACGGCCGGCAACTATGTCCTGTCCCGTTCCGATTGGTCCGGCCGCTCCGATCCGGATGGGAATGTCCACCAGTTCGTCACCTGCAAGGGCGGCATCAACGACACCAAATATTGCAATCCGCAGGTCGATACGCTCTTGAACGAGGCCCGCGGCTCGACGGACAGTGCGGTGCGCAAGGCGAAGTACGATGCGGCGGTGACGATTCTCAATGATGAATTGCCGCTCATCTATCTCGGCCATCAGGCCTATCTCTACGGCTATTCCAAGAAGATCACGGGCTTCACACCCTCCGGCGACGGCATGATCCGCCTGACAGGCGTCAAGAACGGCGGCTGA
- a CDS encoding FadR/GntR family transcriptional regulator, protein MPENSHYALERLRELLRVTTLFTDGKLPTERALSERFGVGRREIRRALEVLEAEGLIWRKQGAGTFLGQKPDNWSDQVASLVPGTNFMEIMEVRLRIEPQLAQLAAMRAKDSDLERMRGLRDKIYERTDADWRELWDGALHRLIAQTAGNQLFLSLFDIINRIRQDPAWQSVRDKARKLDKKLSESRDQHTEIIEAIASRDPARAGEAMRDHLLTLQERLIRQTSMDIPDRQDPTKETKTI, encoded by the coding sequence ATGCCGGAAAATTCGCATTACGCGTTGGAGCGGCTGCGGGAGCTTTTGCGTGTCACGACGCTGTTCACGGATGGAAAACTGCCGACAGAACGGGCTCTTTCCGAACGTTTTGGCGTCGGAAGGCGGGAAATCAGGCGTGCCCTTGAGGTTTTGGAGGCCGAAGGGCTGATTTGGCGAAAGCAGGGGGCGGGCACGTTCCTGGGTCAGAAGCCGGATAACTGGAGCGATCAGGTGGCCAGCCTGGTGCCCGGAACCAATTTCATGGAAATCATGGAAGTGCGCCTGCGGATAGAGCCGCAACTGGCGCAACTGGCGGCCATGCGGGCCAAGGACTCCGATCTCGAGCGCATGCGGGGGCTGCGCGACAAGATCTACGAGCGCACCGATGCCGATTGGCGGGAGCTTTGGGATGGCGCGCTGCATCGTCTGATCGCGCAGACCGCAGGCAATCAGCTTTTTCTGTCGCTCTTCGATATCATCAACCGGATCCGGCAGGATCCGGCTTGGCAGTCGGTGCGCGACAAGGCCCGAAAGCTCGACAAGAAGCTGAGTGAATCGCGCGATCAGCACACGGAAATCATCGAGGCCATCGCATCGCGGGACCCCGCGCGCGCCGGCGAAGCCATGCGCGATCACCTGCTGACATTGCAGGAGCGGTTGATCCGCCAGACATCGATGGACATTCCAGACCGGCAGGACCCCACCAAGGAGACGAAGACCATTTGA